In Gimesia sp., a single genomic region encodes these proteins:
- a CDS encoding glucose-1-phosphate adenylyltransferase, with amino-acid sequence MKNVVSLILGGGKGTRLFPLTQLRSKPAVPLAGKYRLIDIPISNCINSELNRIYLLTQFNSVSLHRHIRQTYKFDSFGGGFVEILAAQQTMEGTDWYQGTADAVRKNIRCIEQSDIDYVLILSGDQLYRMDYSEMLTNHIESKADVSIATVPLSSEQASAFGIMRVDDTGRVKGFLEKPQTEEDLSMVRTSPEWIDQQGIESRGRDCLASMGIYLFNRDLLVDLLKATDYEDFGKEIFPMSIRTHKVHAHLFDGYWEDIGTIRSFYEANLALAHPQPPFDFVVEKAPIYSRPRFLPPTRCEGTQITRSLIADGCEIDEGSVIENSVIGLRCRIGKNVTIRNSVIMGADYYQDQCKELDQDDRPPIGIGDGAYIDGAIVDKNCRVGKGARIELNGHTETDFDQSDVMIRDGIIVVPKGTVLEEGWKL; translated from the coding sequence ATGAAAAATGTTGTCAGCCTCATCCTGGGAGGGGGCAAAGGAACTCGTCTGTTTCCACTTACACAGCTCCGTTCCAAACCCGCTGTTCCCCTGGCCGGCAAGTATCGCTTGATCGATATTCCGATCTCAAACTGTATCAACAGTGAACTGAATCGTATCTATCTGCTCACGCAGTTTAACTCGGTCAGTCTGCACCGTCACATCCGACAGACATATAAATTTGATTCCTTCGGCGGCGGTTTTGTCGAAATTCTGGCAGCCCAGCAGACGATGGAAGGAACCGACTGGTACCAGGGAACAGCAGATGCAGTCCGTAAGAACATCCGCTGTATCGAACAGTCGGACATCGATTACGTGCTGATTCTCTCCGGCGATCAGTTGTATCGCATGGACTATTCGGAAATGTTGACCAATCATATCGAGTCCAAGGCCGACGTTTCGATCGCGACGGTGCCACTCTCCAGCGAACAGGCCTCGGCGTTTGGGATCATGCGGGTTGATGACACGGGCCGCGTGAAAGGCTTCCTGGAAAAACCACAGACCGAAGAAGACCTGTCGATGGTGCGGACTTCTCCCGAGTGGATTGATCAGCAGGGCATCGAAAGCCGTGGTCGGGACTGCCTGGCCAGCATGGGCATTTATCTGTTCAATCGCGATCTGCTCGTTGATCTGTTGAAGGCGACCGATTACGAAGATTTCGGTAAAGAAATCTTTCCGATGTCCATCCGGACTCACAAAGTGCACGCGCACCTGTTCGACGGTTACTGGGAAGATATCGGGACGATCCGTTCTTTCTACGAAGCGAACCTGGCTCTGGCCCATCCCCAGCCGCCATTTGATTTCGTCGTGGAGAAGGCGCCGATTTACTCACGTCCCCGCTTCCTGCCCCCGACGCGCTGCGAAGGAACACAGATCACCCGCAGCCTGATCGCCGATGGTTGTGAGATTGATGAAGGCTCTGTGATTGAAAACAGCGTCATTGGCCTGCGGTGTCGGATTGGTAAGAATGTGACCATTCGCAACTCGGTCATTATGGGGGCCGACTACTACCAGGACCAGTGTAAAGAACTGGATCAGGACGACCGTCCGCCGATCGGCATTGGTGATGGTGCCTATATTGACGGCGCGATTGTGGACAAGAACTGCCGCGTCGGCAAAGGCGCCCGCATTGAACTCAACGGTCATACTGAGACTGACTTTGACCAGAGCGATGTGATGATTCGCGACGGCATTATTGTCGTACCGAAGGGCACCGTTTTAGAGGAGGGGTGGAAGCTGTAA
- a CDS encoding PVC-type heme-binding CxxCH protein produces the protein MFPAHCLQLPFRLRLLLACSVSLIPFLNPHKAFSETPYTPAIAEASQEGEQAISGFRVPEGMHVSLFAAEPLMANPVAFCIDEQGRFYVAETYRQSKGVEDNRSHMDWLHDDLSAETVADRVAYFKKHLKENVKDYTLEHDRIRLVEDRDHDGKADHASVFADGFNNIEDGTGAGVLARGGYVYYTCIPHLWRLKDTAGEGKATLREKLSSGYGVRVAFRGHDLHGLKLGPDGRLYFSIGDRGYNIKTKEGKHLFRPDTGAVFRCNLDGTELEEFAYGLRNPQELAFDDYGNLFTGDNNSDSGDKARWVYVVEGGDTGWRMYYQYLADRGPFNREKIWHPAHEGQPAYMVPPIVNLSDGPSGLVHYPGVGLSDRYKGHFFLADFRGTPSRSGIRSFAVKPKGASFELTDSHEFIWQILATDVDFGYDGSMYVSDWVNGWNGLGKGRIYQFTDTKHAGEAKKVHSAELMKAGFSERSTEELVGLLAHPDQRIRMEAQFALVNRSALDSLQKVALNGKDLFARLHAIWGIGQLGRQTSSAVAGIQSLLNDQDSEVRAQAAKVIGEAGFTSATPTLIELLKDSNARVQYFAAVALGHFKSQAAVPALFELLKQNNNADPMLRHSAILALSRIGAADQLVAAANNESAAVRLAAIVALRRLQRKEVGLFLQDSDPQVVLEAARAINDAPIPAAVPDLAAVSLSHDMADPLLRRVMNANFRLGGAENAALVAKIAADKNVPETLRLEAIQELSQWNEPEPLDRVLGRWQPIENRQPVELAEIVGPIVPNLFSSSEKIKEAGTGLAAKYGIKEAAPMLAKMVEDAKRPVDVRVASLKALDKLGYPGISEIAKTAIRDKHAALRVAGRNVLARHEPEAALQPLEQAIESGQTSEKQGAIATLAEMQIPEATTILTKWMQRLVMQEVPAEIQLDLLKAAAQKKSPELDRLRDQFEAQRPEGDALANYLESLSGGNAARGREIFFGRSDTSCRRCHQIRNNGGEVGPDLSGIGRDKDRRYLLEAIVAPNKAIAKGFETAVLALLDGKVVVGIIRNETDDTLEVMDAKGTVIRVPKDEIDERATGKSAMPEEIVKQLSKDDLRDLVEFLIQQKQKPKGPSAKHEG, from the coding sequence TTGTTTCCTGCCCACTGTCTGCAACTCCCGTTTCGTTTACGTCTCCTGCTGGCCTGTTCGGTCAGTCTGATTCCCTTTCTGAACCCTCACAAAGCTTTCAGCGAGACACCCTATACACCTGCGATTGCCGAGGCATCGCAGGAAGGGGAACAGGCAATTTCGGGCTTTCGCGTTCCTGAAGGAATGCATGTCAGCCTGTTTGCTGCGGAACCGCTGATGGCCAATCCGGTCGCCTTCTGCATTGATGAACAGGGACGTTTTTACGTAGCAGAAACCTACCGGCAGTCTAAGGGTGTGGAAGACAACCGGAGTCATATGGACTGGTTGCATGATGACCTCTCCGCAGAAACCGTGGCCGACCGCGTCGCTTACTTCAAGAAGCATCTCAAGGAAAACGTCAAAGACTACACGCTCGAACACGATCGGATCCGCCTGGTCGAGGATCGGGATCACGACGGCAAAGCCGACCATGCCAGCGTCTTCGCGGACGGCTTCAATAACATTGAAGACGGCACCGGGGCCGGCGTACTGGCCCGCGGTGGATACGTCTATTACACGTGCATTCCCCATCTCTGGCGTCTCAAAGACACGGCCGGTGAAGGGAAAGCCACCCTGCGGGAAAAACTGAGCAGCGGTTACGGGGTCAGGGTCGCCTTCCGCGGACACGACCTGCACGGACTCAAGCTCGGTCCCGACGGTCGGCTCTACTTCAGCATCGGCGACCGGGGTTACAATATCAAAACCAAAGAAGGCAAACACCTGTTTCGCCCTGATACGGGAGCCGTCTTCCGCTGCAACCTGGACGGGACCGAGCTCGAAGAATTCGCTTATGGTCTGCGTAACCCGCAGGAACTGGCGTTTGACGATTACGGCAACCTGTTCACGGGCGACAACAACTCAGATAGCGGCGACAAGGCCCGCTGGGTCTATGTTGTCGAAGGGGGAGATACCGGCTGGCGGATGTACTACCAGTACCTGGCCGACCGTGGCCCTTTCAATCGGGAAAAGATCTGGCACCCCGCTCACGAAGGTCAGCCGGCTTACATGGTTCCCCCGATCGTAAATTTGTCTGACGGTCCTTCCGGACTGGTCCACTACCCGGGAGTGGGTCTCTCTGATCGTTATAAAGGTCACTTCTTCCTGGCCGACTTTCGGGGTACGCCCTCACGCAGCGGTATCCGTTCGTTTGCCGTCAAACCGAAGGGAGCTTCATTTGAGCTGACCGACTCCCACGAATTTATCTGGCAGATCCTGGCGACCGACGTCGACTTTGGCTATGACGGCAGTATGTATGTCTCTGACTGGGTCAACGGCTGGAACGGACTGGGCAAAGGCCGCATCTATCAGTTCACTGATACCAAACATGCAGGGGAAGCGAAAAAAGTTCACTCTGCAGAACTCATGAAAGCAGGCTTTTCAGAACGTTCCACTGAGGAACTGGTCGGTCTGCTCGCGCATCCGGATCAGCGAATCCGCATGGAAGCCCAGTTTGCCCTGGTCAATCGGAGTGCCCTGGACTCTCTACAGAAGGTTGCCCTGAATGGGAAAGATCTGTTTGCCCGCCTGCATGCCATCTGGGGCATCGGACAGTTGGGGCGTCAGACAAGTTCTGCAGTCGCCGGCATTCAAAGTCTGCTCAACGATCAGGACAGCGAAGTCAGAGCTCAGGCTGCCAAAGTGATCGGGGAAGCCGGATTTACTTCTGCAACTCCGACCCTGATTGAACTGCTCAAAGATTCGAATGCCCGCGTACAATACTTCGCTGCAGTTGCCCTGGGGCACTTTAAGTCACAGGCGGCTGTTCCTGCATTGTTCGAGTTGCTCAAACAGAATAACAATGCCGACCCGATGCTGCGTCACTCGGCGATTCTGGCACTGTCCCGCATCGGGGCTGCAGACCAGTTAGTTGCCGCGGCCAACAACGAATCGGCGGCAGTTCGCCTGGCTGCGATTGTCGCTCTGCGTCGTCTGCAGCGTAAGGAAGTTGGTCTGTTCCTGCAGGATTCCGATCCCCAGGTCGTGCTCGAAGCGGCCCGGGCGATTAACGATGCTCCCATTCCGGCAGCGGTACCAGATCTCGCAGCTGTTTCCCTGAGTCATGATATGGCTGATCCCCTACTCCGCCGGGTGATGAATGCGAACTTCCGACTGGGAGGTGCTGAAAACGCTGCCCTCGTGGCAAAGATCGCCGCCGATAAAAATGTCCCTGAAACGCTCCGCCTGGAAGCGATTCAAGAACTGAGCCAGTGGAATGAGCCGGAGCCCCTGGATCGGGTTCTTGGACGCTGGCAGCCCATCGAAAACCGGCAACCGGTCGAACTGGCGGAAATCGTCGGTCCCATCGTCCCCAACCTGTTCAGCAGCTCGGAGAAGATCAAGGAAGCAGGCACCGGACTGGCAGCGAAATATGGTATCAAGGAAGCCGCCCCCATGCTGGCTAAAATGGTGGAAGATGCGAAACGTCCCGTTGATGTGCGCGTCGCATCGCTCAAGGCTCTGGACAAACTCGGCTACCCGGGAATCTCAGAGATCGCGAAAACCGCAATACGGGACAAGCATGCCGCATTGAGGGTCGCAGGTCGCAATGTACTGGCTCGCCACGAACCAGAAGCCGCCCTGCAGCCCCTGGAACAGGCCATTGAATCGGGACAAACGTCAGAAAAACAGGGCGCCATCGCCACCCTGGCTGAAATGCAGATCCCGGAAGCGACTACCATCCTGACCAAATGGATGCAGCGACTGGTCATGCAGGAGGTTCCCGCGGAAATCCAACTGGATCTGCTCAAGGCAGCCGCACAGAAGAAATCTCCCGAACTGGACCGACTCCGTGATCAGTTTGAAGCACAGCGTCCCGAAGGAGATGCGTTAGCGAACTATCTCGAATCGCTGTCCGGCGGAAATGCCGCCCGGGGACGTGAAATCTTTTTTGGTCGTAGCGACACATCCTGTCGGCGCTGCCATCAAATCCGCAATAACGGCGGCGAAGTCGGCCCCGATCTTTCGGGAATCGGCCGTGATAAAGACCGCCGTTATCTGCTCGAAGCAATCGTCGCACCGAACAAAGCGATCGCGAAAGGATTCGAAACTGCCGTGCTGGCTTTGCTGGACGGCAAGGTGGTCGTCGGTATCATCCGCAATGAAACCGATGATACCCTGGAGGTTATGGATGCCAAAGGGACCGTGATTCGTGTTCCCAAGGACGAAATCGACGAACGGGCGACCGGGAAATCGGCAATGCCTGAAGAAATCGTCAAGCAGCTCAGTAAAGACGATCTGCGGGACCTCGTTGAATTTCTCATTCAACAGAAACAGAAACCAAAAGGTCCATCGGCTAAGCACGAAGGCTGA